The Daucus carota subsp. sativus chromosome 7, DH1 v3.0, whole genome shotgun sequence genome window below encodes:
- the LOC135147970 gene encoding uncharacterized protein LOC135147970, translating to MVALDSLCEFVLGSQRRVRFPRKKKAPSLFGLGSDDSGLFGWVMIIVMISMTIYIMARKRKATDKDTDKGKGKSVGSSTNKRRAKGKGKGKEKTVLRDEPTDSDTESDQNPREAEEEPVRRVRMPRSHSCGIFGAKIPTRPRRINISDGHIEDNEAKKTLLAIIRARWPLGKYTFSDIDAAYPKWLGLRVEEFLKYYRQLKGQSRSKAKAIIEDHIKVTIKRTMNELKRRIERKSREEGVSKLALKPEYWNIIFWKDLLKYWDMDEGHLHRSEVGAANRQRVERLHSAGARSFNRVRENMKKKLSKSPTKLEVWDECHTRIGSTPESRIYTTSAAMRIAERYASILDRMPVEVTQAGERDEPWDWWMEAMEVPQGERPKKNYVVGFPKARASDLIPTLATHYRDSTRGGAGSSSSAPTQNPVVPDSIFLPIVRNVLNETRANPLQFARRLSDEEITTFARTALEASDPAADPARRAEWNSLLGGEIVHIVGTLLEDVLQKMDARAQMATAQEGEKDYTDVDEETDENTDDEGEGEAGGEGGGEDGGDGGGESSDVSLTD from the exons GGGCTCTTTGGTTGGGTGATGATTATCGTCATGATTTCAATGACGATATATATCATGGCAAGAAAAAGGAAAGCAACGGACAAGGACACCGACAAAGGCAAGGGAAAGAGTGTCGGTAGTAGTACAAACAAAAGGCGCGCTAAGGGAAAAGGCAAGGGGAAAGAAAAGACGGTGTTGCGTGACGAGCCAACGGATTCGGATACCGAATCGGACCAAAACCCAAGGGAGGCGGAGGAGGAACCGGTGAGAAGAGTGAGGATGCCGCGGTCACATTCATGCGGCATTTTTGGAGCTAAGATACCAACAAGACCTCGACGGATCAATATCTCCGATGGACa TATTGAAGATAATGAGGCAAAAAAGACTTTGCTTGCGATTATTCGGGCAAGATGGCCTTTGGGTAAATACACGTTTAGTGACATAGACGCGGCTTACCCAAAGTGGCTCGGTCTAAGGGTTGAGGAGTTTCTA AAATATTATAGGCAATTGAAAGGTCAAAGCCGTTCAAAAGCCAAAGCTATCATTGAAGATCACATAAAGGTCACAATCAAAAGGACCATGAATGAATTGAAGAGGAGGATCGAGAGGAAGTCAAGGGAGGAAGGGGTTTCGAAGTTGGCTTTGAAACCGGAATATTGGAATATCATTTTTTGGAAAGATCTTCTCAAGTATTGGGACATGGATGAAGGCCATTTGCATAGGTCGGAAGTTGGAGCTGCTAATCGGCAACGCGTGGAAAGGTTGCATAGCGCGGGTGCTCGCTCCTTCAACCGTGTGCGCGAG AACATGAAAAAGAAATTGTCTAAAAGTCCGACGAAGCTTGAGGTGTGGGATGAATGCCACACTAGGATCGGCTCCACTCCCGAGAGCCGAATATATACTACCTCCGCCGCTATGCGCATTGCG GAACGATATGCCTCCATTCTTGATCGTATGCCGGTGGAGGTTACTCAAGCGGGGGAGCGGGATGAGCCTTGGGATTGGTGGATGGAAGCAATGGAGGTTCCCCAAGGCGAGAGGCCAAAAAAGAATTACGTTGTGGGGTTCCCTAAAGCTCGAGCTAGTGATTTGATCCCAACACTAGCCACTCACTATAGGGATTCCACCCGTGGCGGCGCCGGCTCATCCTCATCCGCTCCAACACAAAATCCGGTGGTTCCCGATTCCATCTTCCTCCCGATTGTCCGCAATGTGCTCAATGAAACCCGTGCCAATCCTCTCCAATTTGCTCGTCGCCTATCGGATGAGGAGATAACAACCTTTGCACGCACAGCCCTCGAGGCATCCGATCCAGCCGCTGACCCGGCTCGGAGGGCTGAATGGAATAGCCTTCTCGGCGGCGAGATTGTGCACATTGTAGGGACATTGCTCGAGGATGTCCTCCAAAAAATGGATGCTCGTGCTCAAATG GCAACTGCGCAAGAGGGAGAGAAAGATTACACGGATGTGGACGAGGAGACGGATGAAAACACGGATGATGAGGGTGAAGGCGAAGCCGGTGGCGAAGGCGGTGGCGAAGATGGTGGCGACGGCGGTGGTGAATCATCCGATGTTTCATTGACCGATtag